The following are from one region of the Mesorhizobium sp. B2-8-5 genome:
- a CDS encoding alpha/beta hydrolase, protein MASFGLKVIRGVFGAAEHVMPRLGGRAAFELFCRTPNARSLSDGERRAVDRASDFMAEARHHRLKTRTDCVAVHEFRPEPGRESRGTVLVIHGWRSRTEYMRALIEGFRGAGYKVVSLDLPGHGHSLGRHLNMVTAVDAARVAGEWFGPFAAVVGHSFGGAIAANAVAASVKGMPPLKAQKLVLIAAPSSLPAIFDDFSDMMNVGPRSRVAMADRVKYLSGRSLSEFTGDRQLAEAPVPTLIIHAPDDREVHADHAKRYAGAGEHVHLHWANGLGHRRILADREVVARAVGFVTGQRETTLH, encoded by the coding sequence ATGGCATCATTTGGATTGAAGGTCATCCGCGGCGTCTTTGGCGCGGCCGAGCATGTCATGCCACGTCTTGGCGGCCGCGCCGCATTCGAATTGTTTTGCCGCACACCCAATGCCAGATCCTTGAGCGACGGTGAGCGTCGTGCTGTCGACCGCGCCTCGGACTTCATGGCCGAGGCGCGCCACCACCGGCTGAAGACCAGGACGGACTGCGTGGCGGTGCATGAATTCCGCCCGGAGCCGGGCAGGGAGTCTCGCGGAACGGTGCTCGTCATCCATGGCTGGCGTTCGCGCACCGAATATATGCGCGCCCTGATCGAAGGGTTTCGCGGCGCCGGCTACAAGGTCGTCTCGCTCGACCTGCCCGGGCATGGCCATTCGCTCGGCCGCCATCTCAACATGGTGACCGCCGTGGACGCGGCGCGGGTCGCCGGCGAATGGTTCGGGCCCTTTGCCGCGGTCGTCGGCCATTCCTTCGGCGGCGCGATTGCCGCCAATGCCGTCGCGGCATCGGTCAAGGGCATGCCGCCGCTTAAGGCGCAGAAACTGGTGCTGATTGCCGCGCCGAGCTCGCTGCCTGCAATCTTCGACGATTTCAGCGACATGATGAATGTCGGGCCGCGCTCCCGCGTCGCCATGGCGGATCGGGTAAAATATCTGTCGGGCCGGTCGCTCAGCGAATTCACCGGCGACCGCCAACTTGCGGAGGCGCCGGTGCCGACGCTGATCATCCACGCGCCGGACGATCGCGAAGTCCATGCCGACCATGCGAAGCGTTACGCGGGCGCCGGAGAGCATGTCCACCTGCATTGGGCCAATGGGCTTGGCCATCGCCGCATCCTCGCCGACAGGGAGGTCGTTGCGCGCGCGGTCGGTTTCGTGACCGGGCAACGCGAAACGACACTGCACTAG
- a CDS encoding adenylate/guanylate cyclase domain-containing protein, whose product MAERNYTRQLATIISIDAVGFSRLMGIDDESAVAAFEERRDIIAGSCGAFGGRTFGDAGDSIMAEFGNPIEALRAAFDFQARIVALNTAVAEDMRMPFRAGINTGDVIVREGRLYGDDVNIAARLQEFAPHDGVAISATTWHHVKDKTAAVFTDLGEFSLKNIALPVQVLIAGRGGNGPVATASFASIPTTPSHSRPIAKGPPAIAVLPFQGNGSEPDVGYMADGIAEDIIYGLSNTRWLSVIAKGSSFQFRDDSLGTRLIGNALGARYIVSGTLARSDRQIRLNASLTDTSNGRLVWSQRFDRDLVDIFSLRDQIGSEIVSILDKEVDRAEQARTFQVPWESLETWQLVRRGRWHMNRRTRRDTEIALDFFDKAYQEDPNSSAVLNELAWWYFWRAWLRFGDSDDLEKVETLARKALLMDSLDARPHAYLGAADIMRGLPALAAEHLAEAIHINPSFAFARSAMGSAYLLLGDATGAIPFFLDTERLSPFDLYRFHNLGELAAAYCFVEDWEAAIANAERSLNLSPSYFYARFLKIGALMRSGRRDEAAHELAIFMTRHPDFSEQRIRWIPFVDPAKNNFLIGNFDRAKSAA is encoded by the coding sequence ATGGCTGAACGGAATTATACCCGTCAGCTTGCGACAATCATTTCGATCGACGCCGTGGGATTCTCGAGGCTTATGGGCATCGACGACGAGTCGGCTGTCGCCGCCTTCGAGGAAAGGCGCGACATCATCGCTGGCAGTTGCGGCGCATTTGGCGGGCGCACGTTCGGCGATGCCGGCGACAGCATCATGGCCGAATTCGGCAACCCGATCGAAGCGTTGCGCGCGGCCTTCGATTTCCAGGCCCGGATCGTGGCGCTGAATACGGCAGTCGCCGAGGACATGCGCATGCCGTTTCGCGCCGGGATCAACACCGGCGACGTCATCGTCCGGGAGGGCCGTCTTTACGGCGACGACGTCAATATCGCAGCCCGCCTTCAGGAATTCGCGCCGCATGACGGCGTCGCCATCTCGGCGACGACGTGGCATCACGTGAAGGACAAGACGGCGGCGGTCTTCACCGATCTCGGCGAGTTCAGCCTGAAGAACATTGCCCTGCCGGTGCAGGTCCTGATCGCCGGTCGCGGCGGCAACGGCCCTGTCGCGACGGCGTCCTTCGCTTCCATTCCCACCACGCCCAGTCATTCCAGGCCGATCGCCAAGGGGCCCCCGGCAATCGCCGTGCTGCCGTTCCAGGGCAACGGAAGCGAACCCGATGTCGGCTATATGGCCGACGGTATCGCCGAGGACATCATCTACGGTCTTTCCAACACGCGCTGGCTCTCTGTCATCGCCAAGGGCTCGAGCTTCCAGTTTCGCGACGACAGCCTCGGCACGAGGCTCATCGGCAACGCGCTGGGCGCCCGCTACATCGTCAGCGGTACGCTGGCGCGCTCCGACAGGCAGATTCGTCTCAACGCGTCGCTCACCGACACCTCGAACGGGCGCCTGGTCTGGTCGCAACGCTTCGACCGCGACCTCGTCGATATCTTCAGCCTGCGCGACCAGATCGGCAGCGAGATCGTTTCCATCCTCGACAAGGAGGTCGACCGCGCCGAGCAGGCACGCACGTTCCAGGTGCCGTGGGAAAGCCTCGAAACCTGGCAACTGGTCAGGCGCGGCCGTTGGCACATGAACAGGCGGACACGTCGCGATACCGAAATCGCGCTCGACTTCTTCGACAAGGCCTACCAGGAAGATCCGAACTCGAGCGCCGTGCTCAATGAGCTCGCATGGTGGTATTTCTGGCGGGCCTGGCTGCGTTTCGGCGACAGCGACGATCTGGAGAAAGTCGAGACGCTTGCGCGCAAGGCGCTTCTGATGGACAGCCTCGACGCGCGTCCGCATGCCTATCTCGGCGCGGCCGACATCATGCGCGGCCTTCCGGCGTTGGCGGCCGAGCATCTTGCCGAAGCGATCCACATCAATCCGAGCTTCGCCTTCGCCCGCTCGGCCATGGGCAGCGCATACCTTCTGCTTGGCGATGCGACCGGCGCGATACCGTTCTTCCTCGATACCGAGCGGTTGAGCCCGTTCGACCTCTATCGCTTCCACAATCTGGGAGAACTGGCCGCGGCCTATTGCTTCGTCGAGGACTGGGAGGCCGCGATCGCCAACGCCGAGCGCTCGCTCAACCTGTCGCCAAGTTACTTCTACGCGAGGTTCCTGAAGATAGGCGCCCTGATGAGAAGCGGGCGGCGCGACGAGGCGGCGCATGAGCTTGCGATTTTCATGACCAGGCATCCCGATTTTTCCGAGCAGAGGATACGCTGGATACCGTTCGTGGACCCGGCCAAGAACAATTTCCTGATCGGCAATTTCGATCGGGCCAAGTCCGCCGCATGA
- the plsY gene encoding glycerol-3-phosphate 1-O-acyltransferase PlsY, with the protein MVFWIASAVGLTVAYLLGSTPTGYLAGKLLKGIDIREHGSRSTGATNVLRTLGKWPALAVLLVDVLKGVAAVVFVRWFYPWCYAISSATPPMALELQTLAPWLVCLAGLAVLLGHGRSIWLNFTGGKSAATGLGVLLAMSWPVGLGAATAFAATLALFRIVSLSSMLAALTAVALVCGLEQPLPYRLLVIAGSLYVILRHRANIQRLLAGTEPRLGGGGPGPNAGSQIS; encoded by the coding sequence ATGGTTTTTTGGATAGCAAGTGCGGTTGGATTGACGGTCGCCTATCTGCTCGGCTCCACGCCCACCGGTTATCTGGCCGGCAAACTTCTCAAGGGCATCGACATACGCGAGCACGGCTCCAGATCCACCGGCGCGACCAACGTGCTCAGAACCTTGGGCAAATGGCCGGCATTGGCGGTTCTGCTTGTCGACGTGCTGAAAGGCGTGGCGGCGGTCGTCTTTGTTCGCTGGTTCTATCCCTGGTGCTACGCGATATCGTCCGCCACGCCACCGATGGCGCTAGAACTGCAGACCTTGGCTCCCTGGCTCGTTTGCCTGGCCGGACTTGCCGTGCTGCTGGGGCACGGCCGGTCGATCTGGCTGAATTTCACCGGCGGAAAATCCGCCGCGACGGGACTTGGCGTGCTGCTGGCGATGTCATGGCCTGTAGGATTGGGTGCCGCCACGGCATTTGCGGCCACACTCGCTCTTTTCCGGATCGTTTCCCTGAGCTCGATGCTGGCGGCGCTGACGGCGGTCGCGCTTGTCTGCGGCTTGGAGCAACCATTGCCATATCGGTTGCTGGTGATCGCGGGCAGCCTCTACGTGATCTTGCGCCACCGCGCCAACATTCAGCGGCTGCTGGCGGGAACAGAGCCACGCCTTGGCGGCGGCGGCCCAGGACCGAACGCAGGCTCGCAAATCTCCTAG
- a CDS encoding rhodanese-like domain-containing protein has protein sequence MKKGYRQLLDEANAEIEVVSPEEAAGLLEDEDTIFVDLRDPREVERDGNIPGAKHVTRGMLEFWIDPESPYHKPFFASGKTFVFFCAGGWRSALATKTAQDMGLTPVKHILGGYTAWKAAGLPVEPGRKKKAD, from the coding sequence GTGAAGAAAGGTTATCGCCAGCTGCTCGACGAGGCGAATGCCGAGATCGAGGTTGTGTCGCCCGAGGAAGCGGCCGGATTGCTGGAGGACGAAGACACCATCTTCGTCGATCTGCGCGATCCGCGCGAGGTCGAGCGCGATGGCAATATCCCCGGTGCCAAGCACGTGACGCGCGGCATGCTGGAATTCTGGATCGATCCCGAAAGCCCCTATCACAAGCCGTTCTTCGCCAGCGGAAAGACCTTCGTCTTCTTCTGCGCCGGCGGCTGGCGCTCGGCTTTGGCCACCAAGACGGCGCAGGACATGGGACTGACGCCGGTCAAGCACATCCTCGGCGGCTACACCGCCTGGAAGGCAGCTGGCCTGCCGGTCGAGCCGGGGCGGAAAAAGAAGGCCGACTGA
- a CDS encoding cytochrome P450: MITLKYFAAVRAAQKSQRPLAEMPPFDINRLRSKSGFASRIVGFLLGDPRWLLALLRRFWPNLGFGNFLLVTKGADVRDILERGDEFETPYGPEMAELARGSNFILGMQDGAAYRQMKSAVLSAFPPAEVEAAVRPIAERHPRDIMTRASPGFDAIAGLMKILPVRICRDYFGLEIDDETEFADWSIALSALFFSDPTANPATRQLAVVGGDRLIKIIDRSIAVVRERAGKDDRPLARLVALMDQGRLSLPDIHSIMLGMVAGFVPTNVLAGSNCLDVILSRTDARQAVDQAIAAGDTGKLDRAIMEAMRFKPIWIGPWRYTRRDAIIGKGTRRERLVKAGTVVMPATLSAMFDPEIVQRPNEFDTSRPHRDYMVFGYGIHLCIGAEIARIQIGECIRALFSKPKLARARGRAGKMANVGAYPASLKVDFERSPLCRTADQSMVTVVCPITRSMPLDAVRDKVADLGNPAIGELRDALDKVGTIHFTSLAVAPTGKDEKTGMEAGALVFEISGDGSTDDVITAIAQSIGHRLRPIFRDVCGLPDGGSLEDFLKGNHIEISPSFGSAAGLVFSGTPGHSVRRILAEARLADSVREIAEKPRAGAGNAMDVLAEARRHVRCLGQFGWAFEPAESLLERPPGHWACALTTTLLTPAMFVTIAIVVLAFWRMTYVLVFGNPHGVTFANIAIAGAALLLTVLGLLAILALFVVLCFLALRRLEDKDRPANTPVDIGALEKILANEDHCAQNNLTAISTMKPGILRRLALRLSFYLISISAQKVFRPGFLATINTIHFARWVLLPGTDRLVFFSNYGGSWESYLEDFIAKASAGLTGVWSNTEGYPRTRWLFLDGARDGDRFKRWARRQQVPTLFWYSAYPHLNTPRIRINSRIRRGIASATGNEARDWLSLFGSLPRPQARPADATSLPEPASAPLEELESGEIQSIFFGPFGALGHAHMLAIQVPEGLPAPKRKAWLDSVIDRTSFGDGVPAGRAMTVAFGPNGLRRLGLEGGVDDEPLDTFPVAFRQGMGTPERSRILNDTGPDAPDKWQWGSSAKPVDVVIVCYAGTPAALKAEIAAMKRQTTGAGMSVAAELPLMVRRDGKRAVEHFGFVDGVSQPIVRGTQRAAKGAAPMHLLAPGEFLFGYRDEHGFYPASPSVEAALDRTGILSQVRRNRQIPGQPPPPRDFGRNGTFLVVRQFEQHVELFDDYCRKAATQAADETGDPAIDQRWVAAKMLGRWQDGSSLVRNPNGRPGRGIDNDFALGAEDPQGHACPLGSHIRRSNPRDSLGEDRETQIRIGKRHRILRVGRTYEKKDRGGKTEKGLLFMCLNADIERQYEFIQQTWVSSNSFQGLVGETDPTIGARGGGGRFSIPSWEKVTVLKEVPQFVTTKGGGYFFMPSRSALRYLVSRL, encoded by the coding sequence ATGATCACTTTGAAGTACTTCGCCGCCGTCCGCGCCGCTCAGAAGAGCCAGCGTCCGCTCGCCGAAATGCCACCGTTCGACATCAATCGGCTGCGTTCCAAGAGCGGCTTTGCTTCCCGCATCGTCGGTTTTCTTCTTGGCGATCCGCGCTGGCTGCTGGCGCTGCTGCGCCGTTTCTGGCCGAATCTCGGCTTCGGCAATTTCCTGCTCGTTACCAAGGGCGCGGATGTTCGCGACATATTGGAGCGGGGCGACGAGTTCGAAACGCCTTACGGCCCGGAAATGGCCGAACTCGCCCGCGGCTCGAATTTCATTCTAGGCATGCAGGACGGCGCCGCGTACCGGCAGATGAAATCGGCGGTGCTGAGCGCTTTCCCGCCGGCGGAGGTCGAAGCCGCCGTCAGGCCGATCGCCGAGCGCCATCCGCGCGACATCATGACCCGCGCCAGTCCCGGCTTCGATGCCATCGCCGGATTGATGAAGATCTTGCCGGTGCGTATCTGTCGCGATTATTTCGGCCTTGAGATCGACGACGAAACCGAGTTCGCCGACTGGTCGATCGCGCTCAGCGCGCTGTTCTTTTCGGACCCGACGGCAAATCCCGCCACGCGCCAGCTTGCTGTGGTCGGCGGCGATCGGCTGATCAAAATCATAGACCGCTCGATTGCCGTGGTCAGGGAAAGAGCGGGCAAGGACGACCGGCCGCTTGCCCGCCTCGTCGCGCTGATGGACCAAGGGCGCCTGTCATTGCCCGACATTCATTCCATCATGCTCGGCATGGTCGCAGGCTTCGTGCCGACGAACGTGCTTGCCGGCAGCAATTGCCTGGATGTGATCCTGTCGCGAACGGACGCACGGCAAGCCGTCGATCAGGCAATTGCCGCCGGCGATACCGGCAAACTCGACCGGGCGATCATGGAAGCCATGCGGTTCAAACCGATCTGGATCGGGCCATGGCGCTATACAAGACGTGACGCAATCATCGGCAAGGGCACGCGCCGCGAGCGGCTGGTCAAGGCCGGAACGGTGGTGATGCCGGCGACGCTTTCGGCGATGTTCGATCCGGAGATCGTGCAGCGGCCGAACGAGTTCGATACGTCGCGCCCGCATCGCGATTACATGGTTTTCGGTTACGGCATCCATCTGTGCATCGGCGCCGAAATCGCCCGCATCCAGATCGGCGAATGCATCCGCGCCCTGTTCAGCAAACCGAAGCTCGCCCGCGCGCGGGGCAGGGCCGGCAAGATGGCCAATGTCGGCGCCTATCCGGCAAGCCTCAAGGTCGACTTCGAGCGCTCGCCGCTTTGCCGCACCGCCGACCAGTCGATGGTGACGGTTGTCTGCCCGATCACCCGCTCCATGCCGCTCGATGCGGTGCGCGACAAGGTCGCCGACCTTGGCAATCCCGCGATCGGCGAGCTGCGCGACGCGCTCGACAAGGTCGGCACCATACATTTCACCAGCCTGGCCGTCGCTCCCACCGGCAAGGATGAAAAGACGGGGATGGAGGCCGGCGCGCTGGTGTTCGAAATCTCCGGCGACGGCAGCACCGACGATGTCATAACCGCCATCGCGCAATCGATCGGGCACCGGCTGCGGCCGATCTTCAGGGATGTCTGCGGCCTGCCGGACGGCGGCTCGCTGGAGGATTTCCTGAAGGGGAACCACATAGAGATATCGCCGTCGTTCGGCAGCGCCGCGGGGCTCGTTTTCTCCGGCACGCCCGGCCATTCCGTGCGCCGCATCCTTGCCGAGGCGCGGCTCGCCGACAGCGTGCGCGAGATCGCCGAAAAGCCGCGCGCGGGCGCCGGCAATGCGATGGATGTGCTCGCCGAAGCGCGCCGGCATGTCCGCTGCCTCGGGCAATTCGGCTGGGCGTTCGAGCCCGCCGAAAGCCTGCTGGAAAGACCGCCGGGTCACTGGGCGTGCGCGCTGACGACGACGCTGCTGACGCCGGCGATGTTCGTCACTATCGCGATCGTCGTTCTAGCCTTTTGGCGCATGACCTATGTGCTGGTGTTCGGAAACCCGCATGGCGTCACCTTTGCCAACATCGCGATCGCCGGCGCCGCGCTTCTGCTTACGGTGCTCGGTCTGCTGGCTATTCTGGCTCTGTTCGTGGTCCTTTGCTTCCTGGCGTTGCGGCGGCTGGAGGACAAGGACCGGCCGGCGAACACGCCCGTCGACATCGGCGCGCTGGAAAAGATCCTCGCCAATGAGGACCACTGCGCGCAGAACAACCTGACGGCGATCTCGACGATGAAGCCGGGCATCTTGCGGCGGCTGGCGCTGCGGCTCTCCTTCTATCTGATCTCGATATCGGCGCAGAAAGTGTTCCGGCCGGGCTTCCTCGCCACCATCAACACCATTCATTTCGCCCGCTGGGTGCTGCTGCCCGGCACCGACAGGCTGGTGTTCTTCTCCAATTACGGTGGCAGCTGGGAAAGTTATCTGGAGGATTTCATTGCCAAGGCCTCAGCCGGTCTGACCGGCGTTTGGAGCAACACCGAAGGCTATCCGCGCACGCGCTGGCTGTTCCTGGACGGCGCGCGCGACGGCGATCGTTTCAAGCGCTGGGCGCGGCGCCAGCAGGTGCCGACGCTGTTCTGGTACAGCGCCTATCCGCACCTCAACACACCGCGCATCCGCATCAACTCCAGGATCAGGCGCGGCATCGCATCGGCCACCGGCAACGAGGCGCGCGACTGGCTGAGCCTGTTCGGTTCGCTGCCGCGCCCGCAAGCACGGCCGGCGGACGCGACCAGCCTGCCTGAACCGGCATCCGCGCCGCTCGAAGAGCTGGAATCCGGGGAAATCCAATCCATCTTCTTCGGACCCTTCGGCGCGCTCGGCCACGCGCATATGCTTGCGATCCAGGTGCCGGAAGGATTGCCAGCACCGAAGCGCAAGGCGTGGCTCGATTCCGTCATCGACAGAACCAGTTTCGGCGACGGCGTGCCGGCCGGCCGCGCCATGACCGTGGCGTTCGGCCCCAACGGGCTGCGCCGGCTCGGACTGGAAGGTGGCGTCGACGACGAGCCGCTGGACACGTTTCCTGTCGCCTTCCGGCAAGGCATGGGAACGCCCGAGCGCAGCCGCATTCTCAACGACACCGGTCCCGACGCACCCGACAAATGGCAGTGGGGGTCGTCCGCCAAGCCCGTCGACGTCGTCATCGTCTGCTATGCCGGGACGCCGGCCGCGTTGAAGGCGGAAATCGCGGCCATGAAGCGACAGACGACAGGCGCAGGGATGTCCGTGGCCGCCGAACTGCCGCTGATGGTGCGACGCGATGGCAAGCGGGCGGTCGAACATTTCGGCTTCGTCGATGGCGTCTCGCAACCGATCGTCCGGGGCACGCAGCGCGCTGCCAAAGGAGCGGCGCCCATGCATCTGCTGGCGCCCGGCGAGTTCCTGTTCGGCTATCGCGACGAGCATGGCTTCTATCCGGCTTCGCCGTCGGTGGAGGCGGCGCTGGATCGCACCGGCATCCTGTCGCAGGTGCGGCGCAACCGTCAGATACCGGGGCAACCACCTCCGCCGCGCGATTTCGGCCGCAACGGCACCTTCCTCGTCGTGCGCCAATTCGAGCAGCATGTCGAATTGTTTGACGATTATTGCAGGAAAGCCGCGACGCAGGCTGCCGATGAGACCGGCGACCCCGCCATCGATCAGCGCTGGGTGGCGGCAAAGATGCTCGGCCGCTGGCAGGACGGCAGCTCGCTGGTGCGCAATCCGAATGGTCGCCCGGGCCGCGGCATCGACAATGATTTCGCGCTCGGCGCCGAGGACCCGCAAGGACATGCCTGTCCGCTCGGCTCGCACATACGCCGGTCCAACCCGCGCGATTCGCTCGGCGAGGACCGCGAGACGCAGATCAGGATCGGCAAGCGCCACCGCATCCTGCGCGTCGGCCGCACCTACGAGAAGAAGGACAGGGGCGGAAAGACCGAGAAGGGCCTGCTCTTCATGTGCCTCAACGCGGATATCGAACGTCAATACGAGTTCATCCAGCAGACCTGGGTCTCGTCGAACTCGTTCCAGGGCCTTGTCGGCGAGACGGATCCGACGATCGGCGCACGGGGCGGCGGCGGCCGGTTCTCGATCCCTTCCTGGGAAAAGGTCACCGTGCTCAAGGAGGTGCCGCAGTTCGTCACGACAAAGGGCGGCGGCTATTTCTTCATGCCGAGCCGGTCGGCGCTGCGCTATCTGGTCTCGCGGCTCTGA
- a CDS encoding IS5 family transposase (programmed frameshift), whose product MERFVLTDAQWARMEPHCLGKAIDPGRSGGDNRLFVEAVLWIVRTGSPWRDLPAFFGKWNSVFTRYRGWVKADVFIRLFEACSDEPDMEYAMVDATIVKVHRHGQGAKGGPQSQAIGRSKGGMTTKILALTDALGNLVRFVLLPGQRFDTVGVEPLIAGLCFDALIADKAFDSNVIITDLNERGAKVVISQHPRRAKPLPLDAEMYKWRHLIENFFCKLKEFKRIAMRADKTDQSFSAIIHLAAAVINSR is encoded by the exons ATGGAACGATTCGTGCTGACGGACGCCCAGTGGGCGAGGATGGAACCGCATTGTCTGGGTAAGGCGATAGACCCTGGACGAAGCGGAGGTGACAATCGCCTGTTTGTTGAAGCGGTTCTTTGGATCGTGCGCACTGGAAGCCCATGGCGCGATCTGCCAGCCTTCTTCGGCAAGTGGAACAGCGTCTTCACGCGATACCGCGGTTGGGTCAAAGCCGATGTTTTCATTCGGCTTTTCGAGGCCTGCTCGGACGAACCGGACATGGAATACGCCATGGTCGACGCAACCATCGTCAAAGTCCATCGCCACGGCCAGGGCGCAAAAGGGGGAC CTCAGAGCCAGGCCATTGGTCGCTCCAAAGGCGGCATGACGACCAAGATCTTGGCGCTTACCGACGCGCTTGGCAATCTCGTGCGCTTTGTCCTGCTGCCGGGCCAGCGGTTCGATACGGTCGGTGTTGAACCGCTCATCGCGGGCCTCTGCTTCGACGCTCTGATCGCCGATAAGGCCTTCGACAGCAACGTCATCATCACCGATCTGAACGAGCGCGGCGCCAAGGTCGTCATTTCTCAGCACCCGCGCCGTGCAAAGCCGCTGCCGCTCGATGCCGAGATGTACAAATGGCGTCATCTGATCGAAAACTTCTTCTGCAAACTCAAGGAATTCAAACGTATCGCCATGCGCGCCGACAAAACCGACCAGAGTTTCAGTGCCATCATCCATCTCGCTGCCGCCGTCATAAACTCACGATGA
- a CDS encoding PepSY domain-containing protein, protein MRTVVLATCIAFLLVSGQAFAADDQPLPPQNAKKLSEIVAKVEHRTDFRYVKEVDWDSDGYTVTYYTTDKAKVQITYDPVTGEPK, encoded by the coding sequence ATGCGCACTGTTGTTTTAGCAACCTGTATCGCTTTCCTGCTTGTCAGTGGACAAGCCTTCGCAGCAGACGACCAGCCGCTGCCGCCGCAAAATGCAAAGAAATTGTCCGAGATTGTCGCCAAGGTCGAGCACCGCACCGACTTCCGCTATGTGAAGGAGGTCGATTGGGATAGCGACGGCTACACCGTCACCTACTACACCACCGACAAGGCCAAGGTCCAAATCACCTACGATCCTGTGACCGGCGAACCCAAATAG
- a CDS encoding L,D-transpeptidase family protein — protein sequence MKVLRNKKTLLPIAIAATLAFGQQPASAQGLFDMLFGGGIRHNPQGEFPPPPKPRKIRPAEPDGGGGVRISSPTYNTYRADKLVRVDFKSLLPAPQPATAQDAAFVPSVTGNSFRDAVAGLSDYELFAEPDIAKALIAYYSANPDFIWVSDNVPNSRAQDAVRVLGEAASYGLTPADYSVDVPAAATAATPEERTKELVRFEMALSARVLRYAQDAQSGRVYPNRMTGYYDFPAKPFDLEGALKTLAHTQEVRTYLESRHPQNAEYQALRVELEALEASEENEIVVDPKLLLKPGESSPELPKLLTLISRNLDDEMGGNYGEVLARLGKSELYDPELVPVIKAVQQRAGMKGDGVIGPRTVASLAGASKADKIEKVKVALEELRWMPSDLGSPRVFINQPAFTASYIDNGEEKLKTRAVIGRVTNQTAFFYNQIKQVDFHPYWGVPQSIIVNEMLPRLRSDPGYLDRAGYEVTDSRGKRIPSSAVNWGAYGANIPFSVRQQPSEANALGELKILFPNKHAIYMHDTPQKSFFARDMRALSHGCVRLQDPRGMAAAVLGTSVDDIAEKLKHGHSTENVTRVIPVYVAYFTAWPDMSGKVEYFDDVYDRDSKLMQALDATEAVRTPSS from the coding sequence ATGAAAGTCCTCAGGAACAAGAAAACCCTCCTGCCGATCGCAATCGCAGCAACGCTCGCCTTCGGACAACAGCCGGCAAGCGCGCAAGGGCTGTTCGACATGCTGTTCGGCGGCGGTATCCGGCATAATCCGCAAGGTGAATTTCCGCCGCCGCCGAAGCCACGCAAGATACGGCCGGCAGAGCCCGACGGAGGCGGTGGTGTCAGGATCAGCAGCCCGACCTACAACACCTACAGGGCCGACAAGCTCGTTCGCGTCGATTTCAAGTCGCTGCTGCCGGCACCGCAGCCGGCGACCGCGCAGGATGCCGCCTTTGTGCCGTCCGTGACGGGCAACAGCTTCCGCGACGCCGTCGCAGGCTTGAGTGATTACGAGCTGTTTGCCGAGCCGGATATCGCCAAGGCACTGATCGCCTATTATTCGGCCAACCCGGATTTCATCTGGGTGAGCGACAACGTCCCCAACAGCCGAGCTCAGGATGCGGTGCGCGTCCTGGGCGAGGCGGCAAGCTACGGCCTGACGCCGGCCGACTATTCCGTCGACGTTCCGGCTGCCGCGACTGCCGCTACGCCCGAAGAGCGAACCAAGGAACTGGTCCGCTTCGAGATGGCGCTGTCGGCGCGCGTGCTGCGCTATGCGCAAGATGCCCAGAGTGGCCGCGTCTACCCCAACCGGATGACCGGTTACTACGATTTCCCGGCCAAGCCGTTCGATCTCGAAGGCGCGCTGAAGACGCTGGCGCATACCCAGGAGGTCCGCACCTATCTCGAATCGCGCCACCCGCAGAATGCCGAGTACCAGGCGCTGCGCGTCGAATTGGAAGCGCTCGAGGCGAGCGAGGAAAACGAGATCGTCGTCGATCCGAAGCTGTTGCTCAAGCCCGGCGAGAGCAGCCCGGAACTGCCGAAGTTGCTGACGCTTATTTCCCGCAATCTCGATGATGAGATGGGTGGCAACTATGGCGAGGTGCTCGCCAGGCTGGGCAAGAGCGAGCTCTACGATCCCGAACTGGTGCCGGTGATCAAGGCCGTGCAGCAGCGCGCCGGCATGAAGGGCGACGGCGTCATCGGCCCGCGCACCGTGGCCTCACTGGCCGGCGCCTCGAAGGCCGACAAGATCGAGAAGGTCAAGGTGGCGCTCGAGGAACTGCGCTGGATGCCGTCGGATCTCGGCAGCCCGCGCGTCTTCATCAACCAGCCGGCCTTTACCGCCAGCTATATCGACAATGGCGAGGAGAAGCTGAAGACCCGCGCGGTCATCGGCCGGGTCACCAACCAGACCGCCTTCTTCTACAACCAGATCAAGCAGGTCGACTTCCACCCCTATTGGGGTGTGCCGCAGTCGATCATCGTCAACGAGATGCTGCCGAGGCTGCGCAGCGACCCGGGCTATCTCGACCGCGCCGGCTATGAGGTGACGGATTCGCGCGGCAAGCGCATCCCGTCCTCGGCGGTCAATTGGGGTGCCTATGGCGCCAACATCCCCTTCAGCGTGCGGCAGCAGCCGAGCGAAGCGAATGCCTTGGGCGAATTGAAGATCCTGTTCCCCAACAAGCATGCCATCTACATGCACGACACGCCGCAGAAGTCGTTCTTCGCACGCGACATGCGCGCGCTCAGCCATGGCTGCGTGCGGTTGCAGGATCCGCGCGGCATGGCCGCCGCCGTGCTCGGCACCTCCGTCGACGATATCGCCGAGAAGCTGAAGCATGGGCATTCGACCGAGAATGTCACGCGTGTCATCCCGGTCTATGTCGCCTATTTCACCGCATGGCCAGACATGTCCGGCAAGGTCGAGTATTTCGACGACGTCTATGACCGCGATTCCAAGCTGATGCAGGCGCTCGACGCGACCGAAGCGGTGCGCACGCCGTCAAGCTGA